The genomic stretch GCTAATGATGCAGAATCCATTAATGTTCTTAGTTCAGACCTTAATAATATCCAAAGTAAAGTGATTGGTGCTCAGCATAACATTCCGGAAGTAGAATATTTTGCTTTGAGAAGTCTTTTGAGCACAGGGTTATCATCTTCAGGTTATTGGAATAATAATTTAGATAACTGGAATACTTTATTGGGTTTAAAATCCAATAGTTCAACGAGCAGAGATTGGGGCTGGTTTAAAAGTACAATCAAAAAAATGGCAACAGCTGATGCTTACGGAGCAGGAGTAGGTGCTATTGTAGGAGCGGTAACGGCATCACCTACCGGACCGGGAATATTAGTAGGTGCAGCAGCCGGAGCTGTAGGGTATGGTTGTAATTCATCCGCAATGGCCGGAATTAGAGAATTGATATAAATCATGAACAAAAAAATTCTCATTCCAGTATTGGCTTTTGTTCTGGGATTTTTAGTATTCAAATATTTGGCAAAATTTGATATTCTTGATAGTGTATTAATTTCTCTTTTTGCAAGTATTTTAAGTTTTTATATTCCAAGGAAAATTTAATATTTCAAGAGACTGTCTGAAAGGCAGTCTCTTCTTTTTTTGATTTTTTATCTGTTTCAAAAATCATACGATCATTTCGATTTAATTTTGTCATGATCGTAGTTTAAAAAGATAGTAAAAAAAATTATAGACAATTACTTAGAACATAAACGTATTTTATATTCAATTATTTTTACTTTTTTTTGATAATTTTAAATATATGTGGTATTTTAAATATTCTCCAGAAATCCTATTTCCTTATGGTCCGATGAAATTTAGCGGATTACCAGGATTAATTATCAAAATAACGGACGATAAAGGTGATTTTGATTTTGAATTGGTAAAATCTGTATCTGATTCTAAATTAAAAGGAAAATTGTTTAATATTAAGAAAAGCAGATACACCGAAGCAATAGAAACTACACAGGTAAAACTAAAAAAGGCACAAGAAAATGCCAATACCAATGCAGCTGCTGTACTTGCAAGTTATGGAACTGTAATTATAGGAGAAGGAAAAGAAATATTAAGGAAAAGAGAAAAGGAAATAGAAAAAAGGAGGGAAGAAAATATAAAATACGCAAA from Chryseobacterium indoltheticum encodes the following:
- a CDS encoding GLPGLI family protein yields the protein MWYFKYSPEILFPYGPMKFSGLPGLIIKITDDKGDFDFELVKSVSDSKLKGKLFNIKKSRYTEAIETTQVKLKKAQENANTNAAAVLASYGTVIIGEGKEILRKREKEIEKRREENIKYANPLELEN